GCATGCACGAAATCGCGAGTCTCACCAATCTTACCTATCCATTCGAATTCAAAAAATCTAAATTAGAAAGTTTTGAAGAACTAGATTCTACAAAGGTTGAATCGATCACATGAAAATTCCAATAGCAAAAGGAAGTAAACGCGCCCTTCTGGTGGAAGGGGGCGGGATGAAAGGGGCATTTGCCGGAGGCGCGCTGCATGCTCTGCATACCCTGGTTTCTCCGAAACATTACGATTTGGTCGTAGCGGTTTCCTCCGGTGCCTGTTCGGCCGCTTATTACGTAACAATGCCCGAACCAGAGCCCGAAAAAAGCTTAAAAACTCTTGCGATTTGGTATATCGAACTCGCCGGAAGAAAACTTATCTCTCCCTTTCACCCTTTTCAGGGAAAAACTTTTTTAGACCAAGAATATCTCGTAGACGATCTGTTCGGACGCAAATATCCCTTACCGGCGGAGAATTTTGAAAAGTTCGGTCTGCCCGAATTAAGAGTCGCGGTCAGTAATCTTCAGACTCGAACGATCGAATATGTGCGCGCAACTTCCTCGAATATATTCGATCTTTTGAAAGCGGCAACCTCTCTTCCGATCGCAACCAGAGGAAAACATAAAGTGGACGGGAAATTATATTCAGACGCGGCAATACTCAACCCACTTCCGTTGGGAGATTTGATCGAAGCGGGTTATAAAGATATCACCGTTGTCTTAAATTCTCCCGTGGAAAGGATCTCTCCTCCGTTCGGAATGCTGACCAGTCTTCTGTCTTTTCCAAAAGACTGGAAAATGGCAAAACTGATGAACAGATGGCACCATCACCATTTCAATCTTGCGCGAGCAGTCGCACAAAAACCTCCGAAAGGGGTTCTAATTCATACGATCTCCCCTGAAAATCCTTTGCCGGTGACTCTCGTTACCACGAATGCAAACAAACTGAAAGAGACGGTAAATTTAGGAATTACCAAAGGAGAAGAAATTGGAAAACACCTTTCGAAACTTTTCACGAAAGATAAAGACGAAAAAAAGAAATCCGTCTCAAGAAGAAAAAAGTCAAAATAAAACCGTTATTTCGACCTATAGGCGAAACATAAGTCCGATCACAATCAGGTGGGAACAAAACGGGATAAGAAAAATAACTTCTTATCCCGGCTAATATCAACCGAGAGTATAGTAGAATCTTTCGTGAATGATTTTTCCGTCTTGCCAAGTTTGAACACTTGCTTGTGTCGCTTTAACATGTCCCCATTCCTTATGAACATAATCGACTACCCACTCGACAACACTTCTATTTTTTTCTTCGTCCACGATCGTACCTAAAACTTCCGCGTGGTTCCATTTCGCTTTGGATACAAAGTCCTTTTCTCTCGCAAGATTCGCCTCAAAACCAACAGTAGGATTCTGCGTATTTTCCTGCATTACTACGTTTGGGTGATAGAATTCTTCAAAGGCTTTGATCACGTCGCCTGCGAGAATCATTTCGTTCAATTTGGAAACGCTTTTTTTGATACCTTGTGTTTGTGTATTCATCTTCTTACTCCTTTTAAATTCTTACCGGGTAAAATTCGGAAAGAATTTTAGTTGCAATTACAACTATTCCATCTTACGAAATAATGATTGCAAATGCAACTAAAAATTGAGCTTTGATTTCAATGAAGGAAAAATTATCGAAACAGTCGATCGACACATGGGCCGCCGGATTGAAATTTTATACGTCCGCTTCCTCCAAAATCGAATCCGACCTTACGAAAATGAAGGCAATTTCCCTCACCTGGTACGACATACTCTATTCAGTCTATACAAAACCTAAAAAACGATCCAGAATGTCTGATATCGCCGAGGAAATTATTCTCAGTAAAAGCGCGTTGACACGCTCCGTCAATAAACTGGTCGCCGAGGGTTTTTTAAAACGAGAAAGAAGCGAAGAAGACGCAAGAGAGTCCATCATAGAAATCACTGCTTCAGGAATTCAGGCTCTAAGAGACTCCTGGCCGATTTATGAAGAAGGTATTCGGGAAATTTTCGTTTCCAAACTGACTCCCAAAGAAACAAACGAACTTTTAAGAATTTTTAGAAAGCTGAACCAAGCCTAAAAGTCTATCTCAAAAAGTTGCAAAAGAATTTTGAAACGATTTACATAAATCTTGGCAGCTTACTACTCGGACGCTTGAAAATGATACTCTAAAATAAGCGGTCGGTCTTGCAAAAGTACAGCGGTTCTCAAAAATTAAGTCAAATCGGGAAATCCAGACTTTTTAGAGGAATATTCTAATTTTCGAAATAAGTTTGTCATAGTATTCTATTTGTGCGTTCGAGTAGTAATTTGTAAGTTTTAAAAAAGATAAACTTTAGAAGTTTCCTTCAAATATAATTTAACGTGAGTTCGACCTAAGAAATCCATGATTCATTTTTCTATAGAAAGCCGGAATTTGAACTTTGTAAATCTATTCTTAAAATGTGGGAATTAGAGCAAATCGCGATTTTACGAACAAATTCTAGAAGTAGGAACTCCTACTTCTAGAAAATCCTTCTCATTTTCAACCACCGAACTCACGTTAATTTTAAAATATCCAACGGATATTTTAACCAAAGATAAAGTATCTTTGAATGGGTTTTTAATCTTCTTCGTTCTTACCGAACCATAACGAAACGTAACGAAACGTAATTCCTATCGTCTCCTCCGAATCGATAATAAAACGGAAGCCAAAAATTATATTCATTTTTTTGATAGTAGTGCAGAGGCGAAATCGTTTCGATCACCGCTTCCGTTCGCCTTTCCGTCCAAACCGAGTTCTCGAACCGCGATCGTTATAGACCCGTCTTCCTCTTTTCGAAAAAAAACCTTCTTTGAATTCGGTTTAACGCGAACTGTGAATTTCATTCTCCCGCTTCAGTAGTTCGACTCTTTCTGCGAAATTTTCCGACTAAAAGATATACCCCATCCACCCTAAAAATGAGACTGAAAACGAAAAAAATCAGAACTGCAGGAAGAATTGTCAGACTTAAATGAATTCTGGAAGCCTGCACGTAATCGATCCCTATCGATTCCAAGTAGTTTAAAATAGGAGAATATAAGAATATTTGATGAAAGAAAAGAAAACTCCCCAATAACAAAAACGGAATCGACATTCTGGAAACTTTTCTCATCAGCTCGTGCCAAGGGAATCCGATCTTGTGTCTTTTTAAAAAGATCCCCAAAAGAAGAAAAGTAATCATAGCCGAAAGCGCGGAAGAAAGAGCGATAGCGGAGTGTTTTAAAAACCAAACTAGGGACAAATTTAGAATGATATTGATCGTAAACGACACGGACTGGATGCGGAGAGGAGTTTTGGTATCTTGAAAAGCGTAATAAGAAGAAATCAATATTTTATTGATACTAAAAAAAGGAATCGCAAGGGAATAAAAGATCAAAGGCTGAGTCGCCGTATGAGTGGCAAGATGGTCCCATTTTCCGCCGAAATAAATCGAATCCAAAATCGGCCCCGCGAGAAGAACCATTCCAATCGCGGCGGGAACCGTCAAAAATAATGCGAATTCGAGAGCGGCGGCAAGTTCCTGCCTAAGGGAGGACAAACCCTCTTTTTTTAGGGATTGTAAAAGGGCGGGAAGAATCGTGGTCGCAAGGGCAACTCCGATGATCCCAGTAGGCAATTGAACCAGTCTTTGGGAATAATCCAAACTCACGACCGCACCGAGCCCGGGGTTGCGATTTTGCACCCAGTTCGCCAAAAAAATATCCACAAGAAGACTAAGTTGATAAAATCCTCCGCCAAGCGCGGCGGGAAGCATCAGCTTAAAAATCTTTTTGATCGCCGGATGTTTCCAATTCCAATTGATCTTGGGTATGTCTTTTTTTTTCCAAACGTACCAAACCTGGACCAAAAGTTGTAAAAACCCTCCCGTGACGATCGCGAAACAAAGTGCAATCACGCGATCGTGAACGCCTTCCACGAACGGAAATAGGCAGATGAACACGAAAAGATAACTTAAATTTAAAATGATCGGGGAAAGAGAAGGGACAAAAAATCGGTTCTTCGAGTTGGAAATCGCCATAAAGATAGCGGACAAACTCGCCGTAACGATTAAGAAAAACAGAATATACGTAAGTTCTATCACCAAATCGGAATATTCTTTCGTTCCTCCGACGAGAATCGGGAGCAAAAAAG
The nucleotide sequence above comes from Leptospira weilii. Encoded proteins:
- the murJ gene encoding murein biosynthesis integral membrane protein MurJ, with amino-acid sequence MSNAASRSIALSFYTFLSRILGLIRDHFMAVSFGTGMVASAFSVAYRLPNMFRNLLAEGTLSQSFMPLYSESGKIGEEEAKVMSGAVLSFLFFVLSLLVAIVFLFSPFLLPILVGGTKEYSDLVIELTYILFFLIVTASLSAIFMAISNSKNRFFVPSLSPIILNLSYLFVFICLFPFVEGVHDRVIALCFAIVTGGFLQLLVQVWYVWKKKDIPKINWNWKHPAIKKIFKLMLPAALGGGFYQLSLLVDIFLANWVQNRNPGLGAVVSLDYSQRLVQLPTGIIGVALATTILPALLQSLKKEGLSSLRQELAAALEFALFLTVPAAIGMVLLAGPILDSIYFGGKWDHLATHTATQPLIFYSLAIPFFSINKILISSYYAFQDTKTPLRIQSVSFTINIILNLSLVWFLKHSAIALSSALSAMITFLLLGIFLKRHKIGFPWHELMRKVSRMSIPFLLLGSFLFFHQIFLYSPILNYLESIGIDYVQASRIHLSLTILPAVLIFFVFSLIFRVDGVYLLVGKFRRKSRTTEAGE
- a CDS encoding nuclear transport factor 2 family protein, with the translated sequence MNTQTQGIKKSVSKLNEMILAGDVIKAFEEFYHPNVVMQENTQNPTVGFEANLAREKDFVSKAKWNHAEVLGTIVDEEKNRSVVEWVVDYVHKEWGHVKATQASVQTWQDGKIIHERFYYTLG
- a CDS encoding patatin-like phospholipase family protein encodes the protein MKIPIAKGSKRALLVEGGGMKGAFAGGALHALHTLVSPKHYDLVVAVSSGACSAAYYVTMPEPEPEKSLKTLAIWYIELAGRKLISPFHPFQGKTFLDQEYLVDDLFGRKYPLPAENFEKFGLPELRVAVSNLQTRTIEYVRATSSNIFDLLKAATSLPIATRGKHKVDGKLYSDAAILNPLPLGDLIEAGYKDITVVLNSPVERISPPFGMLTSLLSFPKDWKMAKLMNRWHHHHFNLARAVAQKPPKGVLIHTISPENPLPVTLVTTNANKLKETVNLGITKGEEIGKHLSKLFTKDKDEKKKSVSRRKKSK
- a CDS encoding MarR family winged helix-turn-helix transcriptional regulator — encoded protein: MKEKLSKQSIDTWAAGLKFYTSASSKIESDLTKMKAISLTWYDILYSVYTKPKKRSRMSDIAEEIILSKSALTRSVNKLVAEGFLKRERSEEDARESIIEITASGIQALRDSWPIYEEGIREIFVSKLTPKETNELLRIFRKLNQA